Proteins co-encoded in one Thermus tengchongensis genomic window:
- the mazF gene encoding endoribonuclease MazF → MSFVPDRGDLVWLDFDPQAGHEQSRRRPALTLSPKAYNARAGLALFCPVPSRVKGYPFEVPLTPGLPVAGVALADQVRSLDHRARQAEPIARAPEEVIRAVLARVKLLLD, encoded by the coding sequence GTGAGCTTCGTCCCCGACCGAGGGGACCTGGTGTGGCTGGACTTCGACCCGCAGGCGGGGCACGAACAGAGCAGGAGGAGGCCTGCCCTGACCCTCTCCCCCAAGGCCTACAACGCCCGGGCGGGCCTGGCCCTTTTCTGCCCCGTCCCCTCACGGGTCAAGGGCTACCCCTTCGAAGTGCCCCTTACCCCCGGGCTCCCCGTGGCGGGGGTAGCCCTGGCAGACCAGGTGCGAAGCCTGGACCACCGGGCCCGGCAGGCTGAACCCATCGCCCGAGCCCCCGAGGAAGTGATACGGGCGGTGCTGGCCCGAGTGAAGCTCCTTCTGGACTGA
- a CDS encoding AbrB/MazE/SpoVT family DNA-binding domain-containing protein, whose protein sequence is MKTKVARWGHSLAVRIPKPLAEAVGLLPGEEVILEAKGGAWSCAP, encoded by the coding sequence ATGAAGACCAAGGTAGCCCGCTGGGGCCACAGCCTCGCCGTGCGCATCCCTAAACCCTTGGCTGAGGCTGTGGGCCTTCTCCCTGGGGAAGAGGTGATCCTGGAGGCCAAAGGGGGGGCCTGGTCCTGCGCCCCCTAA
- a CDS encoding response regulator: protein MRVLIVDDSPQRYPALEAYVRSLGASEVVITLEVPEDLSNFDLVCLDYHLGADTALDALERLPPERLCGPRYLVHSTAGLEATMLEDWLRKQGLQVERLPYPLLPGRHRKGRTL, encoded by the coding sequence ATGCGGGTCCTCATCGTGGATGACTCCCCCCAGCGCTACCCGGCTCTGGAAGCGTATGTGCGCTCCCTGGGAGCCAGCGAGGTGGTGATAACCCTCGAGGTGCCCGAGGACCTGTCCAACTTCGACCTCGTCTGTCTGGACTATCACCTGGGAGCGGATACGGCTTTGGATGCCTTAGAACGCCTGCCCCCGGAGCGGCTGTGCGGTCCCCGCTACCTGGTTCACTCCACTGCGGGGCTCGAGGCCACCATGTTGGAAGACTGGTTGCGTAAACAGGGCCTACAGGTGGAACGACTACCCTACCCGCTGCTACCCGGACGCCACCGGAAAGGGCGGACGCTTTAA